Proteins from one Amycolatopsis benzoatilytica AK 16/65 genomic window:
- a CDS encoding S8 family serine peptidase — MTRTPKWTGVAAAVAVAASTFAVPATAAPASRPADRAGVTDVGSLTLITGDQVAVRRLGNRTIPQVRPGLGRAKMPFVVTQAGGHTYVVPSDARRLLDSGKLDRRFFDVTTLLAQGFGDTARDNVPLIVRGAESGRVASMSTGATVTADLSSVRAKAVRQPKARVGEFWHRLVGASAFAAGVDKIWLDGKVSATLKDSVPQIGAPKAWQAGFTGKGVKVAVLDTGVDAHHPDLRGRIAETRNFSDTPDAVDHQGHGTHVASTIAGNGQYKGVAPDASLLIGKVLDDHGGGTESAIIAGMQWAAEQGARLVNMSLGGEDDPGVDPMEQAVNDLSAKYHTLFVIAAGNSGPGAGSLGSPGTADSALTVGAVDKSDKIAQFSSRGPRAAGGTIKPDLTAPGVGIVAARAAGTSLGTVVDAQHTMLNGTSMASPHVAGAAALLAQQHPDWTGEQLKAALMGSARPDSVLDAFTQGAGRVDVGAAVAQPVYTTPASVSGGRPPWPHHDDKPAVTPVTYHNAGSTTLKLDLSIAAKSADGTPAPAGMFTVDKSTAEVPAGGTVTVNVTINTAVASPDGVFTGRITAAGNGVSVITPVAVEKEPESYSLTLKYLDRNGNAPRNYAGTVDGVRNIPFDGRGTTTIRLPKGKHELSSVVYTTIGGDEAQSLVYQPVLDLTRDTTIVVDARQAKPISVAVDSSHQGVVPVSGAVALIRPESVLLMQTSGLHLAFVQQVGPPLPDDRLTVQFAGGWAQPSADGDPGKSPVTYTLSWFQRGKIPNGFSRRVRDSDLVQVRADYRSLPQRYLTVKSLIAVPHGDEFGVGPGWPVAPSLNSRTEYFNADRKTDWYPQFTAVDRESGRRAIESTGTPLDGKAGRSYPETWNAAVVGPALPANGLRPAVLRRTGNEIQASLPLFSDSPNRFSDLPAEGATTLYRDGKKVASTATPGRGTFAVPAGNGNYRLETMATQTALEFSTKVSAAWTFKSGNQPGSQALPAQAIRFAPNGLDRDNRAASGRSTVVPVSVQRYGDAAPLDRLTVEVSFDDGATWQAVQVTGSSGTVAHPGKPGYVSLRAKAVDKNGDSVEQTVIRAYGLK; from the coding sequence ATGACGAGAACACCGAAATGGACCGGGGTGGCGGCCGCGGTCGCGGTCGCCGCCAGCACGTTCGCCGTCCCCGCGACGGCGGCTCCGGCCAGCCGCCCCGCCGATCGGGCCGGGGTGACCGACGTCGGGTCGCTCACCCTGATTACCGGAGACCAGGTGGCCGTGCGGCGGCTCGGCAACCGTACGATTCCCCAGGTCCGGCCCGGGCTCGGACGGGCGAAGATGCCGTTCGTCGTGACGCAGGCCGGCGGGCACACCTACGTCGTGCCGAGCGACGCTCGTCGGCTGCTCGACTCCGGCAAGCTCGACCGGCGCTTCTTCGACGTCACTACGCTGCTGGCACAGGGATTCGGCGACACGGCCCGCGACAATGTGCCGCTGATCGTTCGCGGCGCGGAATCCGGTCGCGTGGCGAGCATGTCGACCGGTGCCACGGTGACCGCCGACCTGTCCAGCGTGCGGGCGAAGGCAGTGCGGCAGCCGAAGGCGCGGGTCGGCGAGTTCTGGCACCGCTTGGTCGGAGCCAGCGCGTTCGCTGCCGGCGTGGACAAGATTTGGCTGGATGGCAAGGTTTCCGCGACGCTCAAGGACAGCGTGCCGCAGATCGGCGCACCGAAGGCGTGGCAGGCCGGGTTCACCGGCAAAGGCGTCAAGGTAGCGGTACTGGATACCGGCGTCGATGCCCACCATCCGGACTTGCGCGGGCGGATCGCGGAAACCCGGAACTTCTCCGACACCCCGGACGCGGTCGATCACCAAGGCCACGGCACCCACGTGGCGAGCACCATCGCGGGCAACGGCCAGTACAAGGGGGTCGCTCCGGATGCTTCGCTGCTGATCGGAAAGGTCCTCGACGATCACGGCGGGGGCACGGAGTCGGCGATTATCGCCGGAATGCAGTGGGCGGCCGAGCAGGGTGCGCGGCTGGTGAACATGAGCCTCGGCGGGGAGGACGATCCTGGTGTCGACCCGATGGAGCAGGCCGTCAACGACCTGTCGGCGAAATACCACACGCTGTTCGTGATCGCGGCGGGCAACTCCGGTCCGGGAGCCGGTTCGCTCGGCTCGCCTGGCACCGCCGATTCCGCGCTCACCGTCGGCGCGGTGGACAAGTCCGACAAGATCGCGCAGTTCTCGAGCCGCGGTCCCCGGGCGGCAGGCGGCACGATCAAGCCCGACCTCACCGCGCCAGGCGTCGGCATCGTCGCCGCGCGGGCGGCGGGCACCAGCCTCGGCACGGTGGTCGACGCGCAGCACACCATGCTCAACGGTACGTCGATGGCCAGCCCGCACGTCGCGGGCGCGGCCGCGTTGCTCGCGCAGCAACACCCGGATTGGACTGGGGAGCAACTGAAAGCAGCGCTGATGGGCTCGGCGCGTCCGGACTCCGTGTTGGACGCCTTCACCCAGGGCGCCGGTCGGGTCGATGTCGGTGCGGCCGTCGCGCAGCCGGTCTACACCACCCCCGCCAGTGTTTCCGGCGGGCGGCCGCCGTGGCCGCACCACGATGACAAGCCGGCGGTCACCCCGGTCACCTATCACAACGCGGGCAGCACGACGCTCAAACTGGACCTTTCGATCGCCGCGAAGTCGGCGGACGGCACTCCGGCACCGGCTGGAATGTTCACTGTGGACAAAAGCACGGCGGAGGTGCCTGCCGGCGGCACAGTGACGGTCAACGTAACGATCAACACCGCGGTCGCGAGCCCGGACGGCGTGTTCACCGGACGGATCACCGCCGCGGGCAACGGCGTCTCGGTCATCACCCCGGTCGCGGTGGAGAAGGAACCGGAAAGCTACTCGCTGACGCTGAAGTACCTGGACCGCAACGGCAACGCCCCGCGGAACTACGCCGGAACGGTGGACGGCGTGAGGAACATTCCGTTCGACGGCCGCGGCACCACCACCATCCGCCTGCCGAAGGGAAAGCACGAGCTGTCCTCGGTGGTGTACACCACGATCGGCGGCGACGAGGCCCAGAGCCTGGTGTATCAGCCGGTGCTCGACCTGACCCGGGACACCACGATCGTGGTCGATGCCCGCCAGGCGAAACCGATCTCGGTCGCCGTCGACAGCTCACACCAAGGCGTCGTTCCGGTCAGCGGCGCGGTGGCACTCATCCGGCCCGAGAGCGTCCTGCTCATGCAGACCTCCGGCTTGCACCTCGCTTTCGTCCAGCAGGTGGGTCCGCCGTTGCCTGATGACCGGCTGACTGTGCAGTTCGCCGGTGGCTGGGCGCAGCCGTCCGCTGACGGCGATCCCGGCAAGAGCCCGGTCACCTACACCCTCAGCTGGTTCCAGCGGGGCAAAATACCCAACGGATTCTCCCGGCGGGTGCGCGATTCCGACCTGGTTCAGGTCCGGGCCGACTACCGGTCGCTGCCGCAGCGGTACCTGACCGTCAAATCATTGATCGCGGTTCCGCACGGCGACGAATTCGGAGTCGGCCCCGGGTGGCCGGTCGCACCGTCGCTGAACAGCCGGACCGAGTACTTCAACGCCGACCGCAAGACCGACTGGTACCCCCAGTTCACCGCCGTGGACCGGGAGTCGGGTCGGCGGGCCATCGAAAGCACCGGCACTCCGCTGGACGGGAAGGCCGGCCGCAGCTACCCGGAGACCTGGAACGCCGCGGTCGTCGGACCGGCGTTGCCGGCGAACGGGCTGCGGCCGGCGGTACTGCGGCGCACCGGGAACGAAATCCAGGCGAGCCTGCCGCTGTTCTCGGATTCGCCGAACCGGTTCAGTGACTTGCCCGCCGAGGGCGCCACGACGCTGTACCGGGACGGAAAGAAGGTGGCGAGCACCGCGACGCCGGGACGAGGCACCTTCGCCGTGCCGGCAGGCAACGGGAACTACCGCCTGGAGACGATGGCGACGCAGACCGCGCTGGAGTTCTCCACCAAGGTGTCCGCGGCGTGGACCTTCAAATCGGGGAACCAGCCCGGCAGCCAGGCGCTGCCAGCCCAGGCGATCCGGTTCGCGCCCAACGGCCTGGACCGGGACAATCGAGCCGCGTCCGGCCGTTCGACGGTCGTGCCGGTCAGCGTCCAGCGCTACGGCGACGCGGCCCCGCTCGACCGGCTGACGGTCGAGGTGTCCTTCGACGACGGCGCGACGTGGCAGGCGGTCCAGGTGACCGGGTCGAGCGGGACCGTCGCGCATCCGGGCAAGCCGGGCTACGTGTCCTTGCGGGCTAAGGCTGTCGACAAGAACGGCGACAGCGTGGAACAGACCGTCATCCGTGCATACGGCCTCAAGTGA
- a CDS encoding DUF1883 domain-containing protein, whose amino-acid sequence MDHLYWDLGSIAGGARFEVSLRGSTARVCLMDIDHYQAYLDGDEYEYHGDFYDVSPVVVEVPYDDHWYLVVDSNDRRITVEFTQIFD is encoded by the coding sequence GTGGACCACCTCTACTGGGATCTCGGATCTATTGCAGGCGGCGCGCGCTTCGAGGTGTCGCTGCGCGGCTCGACCGCCAGGGTCTGTCTCATGGACATCGACCACTACCAGGCATATCTCGACGGCGACGAGTACGAGTATCACGGCGACTTCTACGACGTCAGCCCCGTCGTCGTGGAGGTGCCGTACGACGACCATTGGTACCTCGTCGTCGACAGCAATGACCGGCGGATCACGGTCGAGTTCACCCAGATCTTCGACTGA
- a CDS encoding serine hydrolase domain-containing protein — protein MRKTLTGLLAVALMIGGTPAVAMGHHSPQRELNGLVRENGFPAALAAVTVADGGTALFAAGTSELGRYAPAPANGRVRAGSNTKAFVAVVVMQLVAEGKVELDRPITRYLPGVVKDDRITVRQLLQHTSGLPDYADYLGIDQFESLRHRYFEPHELIDIANAHPLLHAPGEKFAYSNTNYVLLGLLIQQVTGRPVSEQIDQRILRELGLRDTYWPGVGVERIRGRYLHGYFRVNGVVTDVTEADPSWAWAAGQLITTGKDLNTFFRAVLGGKLVPSAQLAEMRKTVDSSAGMWPGAEYGLGLVSTRLSCGGKAWGHGGDIPGYETRTGVTDDGRAVTVAVNAVPGTAEGTSEGARQARAAVLSTVDSTLCR, from the coding sequence ATGAGGAAGACGCTGACGGGCCTGCTGGCAGTGGCCTTGATGATCGGCGGCACACCCGCCGTCGCGATGGGACACCACTCGCCACAGCGCGAGCTCAACGGATTGGTCCGGGAGAACGGCTTTCCGGCGGCTCTCGCGGCGGTCACGGTGGCCGACGGCGGGACCGCGTTGTTCGCCGCGGGCACGAGCGAACTCGGCCGGTACGCGCCGGCGCCCGCCAACGGCCGGGTGCGCGCGGGATCGAACACGAAGGCGTTCGTGGCGGTGGTGGTGATGCAGCTGGTGGCGGAAGGGAAGGTCGAGCTGGACAGACCGATCACGAGGTACCTGCCGGGGGTGGTCAAGGACGACCGGATCACCGTGCGGCAGCTGCTGCAGCACACCAGCGGACTGCCGGACTACGCCGACTACCTCGGCATCGACCAGTTCGAGAGCCTGCGCCACCGGTACTTCGAGCCGCACGAGCTCATCGACATCGCCAACGCGCATCCGCTGCTGCACGCGCCGGGGGAGAAGTTCGCCTACAGCAACACGAACTACGTGCTGCTGGGCCTGCTGATCCAGCAGGTCACCGGCCGCCCGGTGTCCGAGCAGATCGACCAGCGGATCCTGCGCGAGCTCGGATTGCGCGACACCTATTGGCCTGGGGTGGGCGTCGAACGCATCCGGGGCCGGTACCTGCACGGATATTTCCGGGTGAACGGCGTGGTGACCGACGTGACCGAGGCGGACCCTTCGTGGGCATGGGCGGCCGGTCAGCTCATCACGACCGGCAAGGACCTGAACACGTTCTTCCGCGCGGTGCTGGGCGGCAAGCTGGTGCCGTCGGCGCAGCTGGCCGAGATGCGCAAAACAGTGGACAGTTCGGCCGGGATGTGGCCGGGCGCGGAATACGGACTCGGGCTCGTCAGCACGCGATTGTCGTGCGGTGGCAAGGCATGGGGGCACGGCGGAGACATCCCCGGCTATGAAACGCGCACCGGGGTCACCGACGACGGCCGGGCGGTCACCGTGGCCGTCAACGCGGTACCGGGCACGGCCGAGGGCACCTCGGAGGGGGCGCGGCAGGCACGGGCGGCGGTGCTGTCCACTGTGGACTCCACGTTGTGCCGTTGA
- a CDS encoding amidase has translation MVDPFSSAVELAAAIRAKEVSPIEVLDCYLDRVDALDPKFNAFCFRADDEVRASAEAAADAVLRCPSADLPPFHGVPLPIKDLGEVAGWPTTYGSLATDRSPRPASDPVVRRFVNAGFLPLGKTTTSEFGAVSFTESEAQGISRNPWDPDRSPGGSSSGAGVAVSAGMAPIAHAADGGGSIRVPASCTGLVGLKPTRGMVTNAVVEVEGFGTSGVVTRTLADTAAALDVLAQHDPGAWWSPPTPTRSLAAALAAAAPTGLRIGVLTDPVIDGISVDPACRTAVDQTLRTLEAAGHHVVGKPLPLPSSDELLSTFLKVWAVASASVPLVDPDRVEPHNRAQRAAAQSVSSWEYAQSVHHTQVLSRRIVEGFLDSFDLLVTPTMACLPPKVGSWREIGNPVAAAYPMGVFTSLFNVTGQPAISVPVHHDEATGLPVGVQLVAAPWREDLLLQVSRTLEEAYRWADRRPPLS, from the coding sequence ATGGTCGATCCGTTCAGCTCCGCCGTCGAACTCGCCGCCGCCATCCGCGCGAAGGAGGTGAGCCCGATCGAAGTCCTCGACTGCTATCTCGACCGGGTCGACGCACTGGACCCGAAGTTCAACGCCTTCTGCTTCCGCGCCGACGACGAGGTCCGCGCGTCCGCCGAGGCCGCCGCCGATGCGGTGCTGCGTTGCCCGTCGGCGGACTTGCCGCCGTTTCACGGGGTTCCGCTGCCGATCAAGGACCTCGGTGAGGTCGCCGGCTGGCCGACGACCTACGGCTCGCTCGCCACCGACCGCTCGCCGCGACCCGCGTCCGACCCGGTCGTACGGCGGTTCGTGAACGCCGGCTTCCTGCCGCTCGGCAAAACCACGACGTCGGAGTTCGGCGCCGTGTCGTTCACCGAAAGCGAGGCGCAGGGCATCTCGCGCAACCCGTGGGACCCGGACCGCAGTCCCGGCGGCTCGTCCAGCGGTGCGGGCGTCGCGGTTTCCGCCGGTATGGCACCGATCGCGCATGCGGCGGACGGCGGCGGCTCGATCCGGGTCCCGGCGTCGTGCACCGGCCTGGTCGGGTTGAAGCCGACGCGCGGGATGGTCACGAACGCGGTGGTCGAGGTCGAAGGCTTTGGCACCAGCGGAGTCGTCACCCGCACGCTGGCGGACACCGCGGCCGCGCTGGATGTCCTCGCGCAGCACGACCCCGGTGCCTGGTGGTCGCCGCCGACGCCGACGCGTTCGCTGGCCGCCGCGCTCGCCGCTGCCGCCCCGACCGGCTTGCGGATCGGTGTCCTCACCGACCCGGTGATCGACGGCATCTCCGTCGACCCGGCCTGCCGGACCGCGGTCGACCAGACCTTGCGGACGCTCGAAGCCGCCGGTCACCACGTCGTCGGCAAGCCGCTTCCGCTGCCCTCGTCGGACGAACTGCTCTCGACCTTCCTGAAGGTCTGGGCGGTCGCCAGCGCCAGCGTCCCGCTGGTTGATCCGGACCGCGTCGAACCGCACAACCGGGCCCAGCGCGCGGCCGCGCAGTCGGTCAGCTCCTGGGAGTACGCGCAGAGCGTGCACCACACCCAAGTGCTGTCCCGGCGCATCGTCGAAGGGTTCCTCGACAGCTTCGACCTGCTGGTCACCCCGACGATGGCCTGTCTCCCGCCGAAGGTCGGCTCTTGGCGCGAGATCGGCAACCCGGTGGCGGCCGCGTACCCGATGGGCGTCTTCACGTCGCTGTTCAACGTGACCGGCCAGCCGGCGATCTCGGTCCCGGTGCACCACGACGAGGCGACCGGGCTGCCGGTCGGCGTGCAGCTGGTGGCCGCTCCGTGGCGGGAAGACCTGCTGCTGCAGGTCTCCCGCACCTTGGAGGAGGCGTACCGCTGGGCCGACCGGCGCCCGCCGCTGAGCTAA
- a CDS encoding RNA polymerase sigma factor, with protein MNQRSAPGPFGSDPAAFEAFYRAHLDLVYGFVARRVSDPHLAADLTAEVFLAAIESAHTYQETRGSLTGWLFGVARNVVNAERRRAARALAVEHRISGRRLLDGAEIVRMEERIEAAATARRAYAAMDQLSEADRAVLELAALDGLSVADVAAVLNITAVAARVRLHRARRRIRDLLAPAAPGNGSAGDLEPLLTQNP; from the coding sequence ATGAACCAGCGCTCGGCTCCCGGGCCGTTCGGATCGGATCCGGCGGCGTTCGAGGCGTTCTACCGTGCGCATCTGGACCTGGTCTACGGTTTCGTCGCACGCCGGGTGTCCGACCCCCACCTCGCCGCGGACCTGACCGCGGAGGTGTTCCTGGCGGCCATCGAGTCCGCGCACACCTATCAAGAGACCCGCGGCAGTCTGACCGGCTGGTTGTTTGGTGTAGCGCGCAATGTCGTCAACGCCGAACGACGGCGAGCGGCCCGCGCACTCGCGGTCGAGCACCGGATCTCTGGCCGCCGCCTGCTGGATGGCGCCGAGATCGTCCGGATGGAAGAACGGATCGAAGCCGCCGCCACAGCGAGGCGGGCGTACGCAGCAATGGATCAGCTGTCCGAGGCGGACCGTGCGGTGCTGGAACTGGCCGCATTGGACGGGCTTTCCGTGGCCGACGTCGCGGCAGTCCTGAACATCACCGCGGTGGCCGCGCGCGTGCGGCTGCACCGGGCTCGCCGCCGAATCCGGGATCTCCTCGCCCCGGCGGCCCCCGGCAACGGTTCGGCCGGAGATCTCGAACCGCTGCTGACGCAGAATCCTTGA
- a CDS encoding DUF6247 family protein, translating into MTADAAEHDPQHPEAQQNSEPVPPPPEPQAIRACLTQLVAFEFDREWEIVLEDAKHSKDLTEVHALLAKWRHFAYAELKDPGNYYRLLAKATRILATGENPDAVSIEDVRELTRNRLAEQSHRDET; encoded by the coding sequence ATGACCGCCGATGCCGCAGAACACGATCCGCAACATCCCGAAGCCCAGCAGAACAGCGAACCGGTTCCGCCACCTCCGGAACCCCAGGCCATCCGTGCGTGCCTGACGCAGCTGGTGGCGTTCGAGTTCGACCGCGAGTGGGAGATCGTGCTGGAGGACGCGAAGCACTCCAAGGATCTCACCGAGGTCCACGCGCTCCTGGCGAAGTGGCGGCACTTCGCCTACGCCGAGTTGAAAGACCCTGGCAACTACTACCGGCTGCTGGCCAAGGCGACTCGCATACTCGCCACCGGCGAGAATCCCGACGCCGTGTCGATCGAGGACGTCAGGGAGCTGACCCGGAACCGGCTCGCCGAGCAGTCTCACCGGGACGAAACCTGA